One Rattus norvegicus strain BN/NHsdMcwi chromosome 18, GRCr8, whole genome shotgun sequence DNA segment encodes these proteins:
- the Adnp2 gene encoding activity-dependent neuroprotector homeobox protein 2 isoform X2 encodes MIPCPNCPFASQPKVVGKHFRMFHAPARKVQSYTVNILGEAKTSRSDVISFTCLKCNFSNTLYYSMKKHVLVAHFNYLINSYFGLRTEETGEQPKASDPVSVDKALPFDKYYCKKCSAIASSQDALMYHILTSDAHRDLENKLRSVISEHIKRTGFLKQMHIAPKPVTHIALPPNSSAPSIAAPPPCFQLALPQNSQSPGTVQSVTVAPGTSGSLTHSPPTTAQSHVALVSSSLPVCQSSLTLQQSAPPPVFLSHSVPLSQPVSTSVLPLTQPLGPVNKSVGTSLLPVNQAMCSVNQAVRPGVLPLPKPMGPINRPVGPGVLPVGPSVNSGVLQATSPGVISVGRAVPSGVLPAGQVTPAGVIPGQTATSGVLPTGQVVQSSVLPVGQTAPSRVLPPGQTVPLRVLPAGQVVPPGLLSPNQTVPSGVVPVNQGVNSGVLQLSQPVTPGVLPVGPPVRPGVLQLSPSVSTSILPVSQPVRAGTSQNTTFLTSGSILRQLIPTGKQVNGIPTYTLAPVSVTLPVPSAGGLAAVGPPPQVPVQFLPSSSGTQMGSSLPSLPSPQVLVSPAPSVFVQATPPVADANQALRQAKQWKTCPVCNELFPANVYQVHMEVAHTQSEAKSSEKPEPERLAACAPFLKWMREKTVRCLSCKCLVSQEELMHHLLMHGLGCLFCPCTFHDVRGLVEHSRTKHLGKKRLSMDYSNRGFQLDLDANGNLLFPHLDFITILPREKLGEREVYLAILAGIHSKSLVPVYVKVRPQPEVAPKIPNRQKLTCPFCFGTFMAADAYELHLKERHHVMPTVHTMLRSPAFKCIHCCGVYTGNMTLGAIAVHLLRCRSAPKDSSSDLQAQPDFIESSELLMVNGEVIPESTFPLKRKLPEGHLGPEEQGDGDEPQLTVDTDASPGSEKGLSAVPLKRQKNESRTEGSGASDDSLQVLALDPSKYGSRSYEEKKQFLRDYFHKRPYPSRKEVELLSSLLWVWKIDVASFFGKRRYICMKAIKSHKPSVLLGFDMSELKNVKHRLNFECESENL; translated from the coding sequence cTCCTACTTTGGATTGCGAACTGAGGAAACAGGAGAACAACCGAAAGCAAGTGATCCAGTTTCTGTGGATAAAGCCCTGCCATTTGACAAGTACTACTGTAAAAAATGCAGCGCCATCGCCAGTAGTCAGGATGCCCTGATGTATCACATTCTGACATCAGATGCACATAGGGACTTGGAGAATAAGCTGAGGTCTGTTATCTCAGAGCACATCAAGAGGACCGGGTTTCTGAAGCAAATGCATATTGCTCCAAAGCCAGTGACCCACATAGCTTTACCGCCAAACAGCAGTGCTCCGAGCATTGCAGCCCCTCCTCCTTGCTTCCAGCTTGCTTTGCCACAGAACAGTCAAAGTCCCGGCACTGTGCAGTCAGTGACTGTGGCCCCAGGCACTTCTGGGAGCCTTACACACTCACCACCTACCACGGCCCAGTCTCATGTAGCTCTGGTCTCCAGCTCTTTGCCTGTGTGCCAGAGTAGCCTCACCCTGCAGCAGTCCGCTCCCCcacctgtctttctctctcacagTGTCCCACTGAGTCAGCCCGTCAGTACTTCTGTGCTGCCTCTCACTCAGCCACTTGGGCCTGTGAATAAGTCTGTTGGAACAAGCCTCCTCCCTGTGAACCAAGCCATGTGCTCCGTGAACCAAGCTGTCCGCCCTGGAGTTTTACCCCTCCCTAAGCCCATGGGGCCCATAAACAGACCTGTGGGCCCTGGTGTCTTGCCTGTGGGTCCCTCTGTTAACTCAGGGGTTCTCCAGGCTACATCTCCTGGGGTGATTTCTGTAGGTCGAGCAGTTCCATCAGGAGTCCTTCCTGCAGGTCAGGTGACCCCTGCTGGTGTGATCCCTGGGCAGACAGCCACTTCCGGGGTCTTACCCACTGGCCAGGTGGTCCAGTCGTCAGTTCTCCCTGTTGGCCAGACAGCGCCATCTCGAGTTCTCCCTCCTGGCCAGACAGTGCCCTTGAGGGTTCTCCCTGCAGGCCAGGTGGTACCGCCTGGGCTGCTTTCTCCAAACCAAACTGTCCCCTCGGGAGTTGTCCCTGTGAATCAAGGTGTGAACTCTGGTGTTCTTCAGCTCAGTCAGCCAGTAACACCAGGAGTCCTTCCTGTGGGCCCACCCGTGAGGCCTGGTGTTCTGCAGCTCAGTCCGTCTGTCAGCACCAGCATCCTGCCCGTGAGCCAGCCGGTGAGAGCTGGAACGTCCCAAAACACTACTTTCCTTACTTCAGGTTCTATTCTCAGACAGCTCATTCCAACTGGGAAACAGGTGAATGGAATCCCCACCTATACGCTGGCCCCAGTGTCCGTCACTCTGCCGGTGCCCTCCGCTGGAGGCCTTGCAGCTGTTGGACCGCCACCCCAGGTGCCAGTGCAGTTCCTGCCCTCAAGCTCGGGCACACAGATGGGCAGCTCCTTGCCCAGCCTGCCCTCGCCACAGGTGCTAGTGAGCCCTGCCCCTAGCGTGTTTGTTCAGGCTACCCCGCCTGTGGCAGATGCAAATCAGGCACTCAGACAGGCCAAGCAGTGGAAAACATGCCCAGTTTGCAACGAGCTCTTCCCTGCCAACGTCTACCAGGTCCACATGGAAGTGGCTCACACGCAGAGCGAGGCCAAGTCCAGTGAGAAGCCTGAGCCCGAAAGGCTTGCTGCATGCGCCCCATTTCTGAAGTGGATGAGAGAGAAGACAGTGCGCTGCCTCTCTTGTAAGTGCCTGGTCTCGCAGGAGGAGCTGATGCACCATTTGCTCATGCATGGCCTGGGGTGCCTGTTCTGTCCATGCACTTTTCATGATGTCCGGGGCCTTGTGGAgcacagcaggactaagcacctGGGCAAGAAGAGACTGTCTATGGATTACAGTAACAGAGGTTTCCAGCTGGACTTGGATGCTAATGGGAACCTGCTGTTCCCTCATCTCGATTTCATCACCATACTGCCACGAGAGAAACTTGGAGAGCGAGAAGTGTACCTGGCTATCCTTGCTGGAATACACTCCAAGTCGTTGGTCCCTGTGTACGTTAAGGTGAGGCCTCAGCCTGAGGTTGCACCAAAGATACCTAACAGACAGAAGCTGACCTGCCCGTTCTGTTTTGGCACATTCATGGCTGCTGATGCCTACGAGCTGCATCTGAAGGAGAGGCACCATGTCATGCCCACAGTCCATACAATGCTCCGGTCTCCGGCCTTTAAGTGCATCCACTGTTGTGGGGTCTACACTGGAAACATGACCTTAGGAGCCATCGCTGTCCATTTGCTCCGTTGTAGAAGTGCTCCAAAGGACAGCAGCTCAGACCTGCAAGCCCAGCCAGATTTTATCGAGAGCAGTGAACTGCTGATGGTCAATGGGGAAGTGATCCCCGAGTCCACCTTTCCTCTGAAGAGAAAGCTGCCAGAAGGCCATTTAGGGCCAGAAGAGCAGGGGGACGGGGACGAGCCCCAGCTCACAGTAGACACCGATGCGAGCCCAGGTTCAGAGAAAGGGCTGAGTGCTGTGCCTTTGAAGAGACAGAAGAATGAGAGCAGGACAGAGGGGTCAGGGGCCAGTGATGACTCCCTGCAGGTGTTGGCGTTAGACCCCAGTAAGTATGGAAGTCGTTCCTATGAGGAAAAGAAACAGTTCCTCAGAGACTATTTTCACAAGAGACCATATCCTAGTCGAAAAGAAGTGGAACTACTGTCCTCGCTCTTGTGGGTGTGGAAAATCGACGTGGCCTCGTTCTTTGGGAAAAGGAGGTATATCTGCATGAAAGCAATAAAATCCCACAAGCCCTCTGTACTTCTGGGTTTTGATATGTCTGAGCTTAAGAATGTCAAACACAGGCTGAACTTTGAGTGTGAGTCAGAAAACCTGTAG